In the genome of Campylobacter concisus, one region contains:
- a CDS encoding mechanosensitive ion channel domain-containing protein: MKKILVLILFCFALYAEENVTLEQNGSQNLQNNELIKDISNLDNSLKNNIWITRYANYNTYQRLIDELEKNENELKKLDKSSRRGSDIIKRIQTLKEQINLLKEYEKTPFSNMLAAPEMDTPPRITSPVALISGFSYIKKIKSDKIEYQRHIKELDTLLEKLETKENLLNRLNLIEENEQNRESLNLVKQEIGDFKAAKQIADTTYNVYEKRADEAINLTTSDIKAQFLSMGYTAIIILLTIGLTFIAKFIVKRTITDNERFYTVNKFLNVLNITVIIIILLFSYIENVTYLVTVLGFASAGIAIAMKDMFMSMLGWMVIMFGGSIHVGDRIRVLHDGSEFVGDVIDISLLRLTVFEDVSYSTYKTNRRAGRIIFVPNNYIFTDLIANYAHYGMKTVWDGIDIVISFDSNHKKAVYLARNVVKKYSKGYTDIAKRQMNKLRSQYSIKNPNVEPRIYTFFEPYGINVSCWYMANSYATLALRSTISAEIIEAFLAQDDIKIAYPTQTMFIGKKENPSDHTAHGEQESENI, from the coding sequence ATGAAAAAAATCCTAGTTTTAATACTTTTTTGCTTTGCCCTTTACGCTGAGGAGAACGTTACGCTTGAGCAAAATGGCTCGCAAAATTTACAAAATAACGAGCTTATAAAAGATATTTCAAATCTAGATAACTCCTTAAAAAACAATATCTGGATCACAAGATATGCGAACTATAACACTTATCAAAGGCTTATTGATGAGCTTGAAAAAAATGAAAATGAACTAAAAAAGCTAGACAAAAGCTCAAGAAGAGGCAGCGATATCATAAAGAGAATCCAAACTCTAAAAGAGCAGATAAATTTACTAAAAGAGTATGAAAAAACGCCATTTTCAAATATGTTGGCAGCTCCTGAAATGGATACTCCACCAAGGATAACAAGTCCTGTTGCACTTATATCTGGCTTTTCGTATATCAAAAAGATAAAGAGTGATAAGATTGAGTATCAAAGGCATATAAAAGAGCTTGATACGCTTTTAGAAAAGCTTGAAACAAAAGAAAATTTACTAAATAGACTAAATTTGATCGAAGAAAATGAGCAAAATAGGGAAAGCTTAAACTTGGTAAAACAAGAAATAGGCGACTTTAAAGCGGCAAAACAGATCGCTGATACAACTTATAATGTCTATGAAAAAAGGGCTGATGAGGCTATAAATTTAACCACCTCTGATATAAAAGCCCAGTTTTTAAGTATGGGCTATACAGCTATCATCATCCTTTTGACGATCGGACTAACATTTATCGCTAAATTTATCGTTAAAAGAACGATTACTGATAATGAGAGATTTTACACGGTCAATAAATTTTTAAATGTTTTAAATATCACCGTTATCATCATAATCTTACTTTTTTCATACATCGAAAATGTCACATATCTAGTAACCGTGCTAGGTTTTGCTTCAGCTGGTATCGCCATTGCGATGAAAGATATGTTTATGAGTATGCTTGGCTGGATGGTGATCATGTTTGGCGGCTCTATACATGTGGGTGACAGGATCAGAGTGCTTCATGATGGCAGTGAATTTGTGGGTGATGTGATCGATATCTCTTTACTTAGGCTGACCGTTTTTGAGGATGTTAGCTACTCAACCTATAAAACAAATCGCCGTGCAGGTAGAATTATCTTTGTGCCAAATAACTATATCTTTACTGACCTCATCGCAAACTATGCTCATTATGGTATGAAGACCGTTTGGGATGGTATAGATATCGTTATAAGCTTTGATAGTAATCATAAAAAAGCTGTGTATTTAGCAAGAAATGTCGTTAAAAAATACTCAAAAGGCTATACCGATATCGCAAAACGCCAGATGAATAAACTAAGAAGTCAATACAGCATCAAAAATCCAAACGTCGAGCCAAGAATTTATACATTTTTTGAGCCTTATGGTATAAATGTCTCATGCTGGTATATGGCAAATTCTTATGCGACTTTGGCTCTTAGAAGTACTATTAGCGCTGAGATTATAGAAGCGTTTTTAGCTCAAGATGATATAAAGATCGCTTATCCAACACAAACCATGTTTATAGGTAAAAAAGAAAATCCAAGCGATCATACCGCACACGGTGAGCAAGAGAGCGAAAATATTTGA
- a CDS encoding ATP-dependent metallopeptidase FtsH/Yme1/Tma family protein, with translation MKLSQMPIMQKFKFNKKNILIIAAIALISVLLFAVSKEPRNITYSQYMQLMDGNFIDRAVIDDDEVVLYAQNNRFSIIKEGIDLKELIKKVPVEKTKQYITPGMIWGFIIFVCFVLWYAYIFRSIRKKEESLLSKKEGAFEIESVLNQNTMPVISNVRFSDVAGISEVKSELSEIVDFLKNPQKYRNFGIKMPKGVLMIGPPGVGKTLVAKAVAGEANVPFFYQNGASFVQIYVGMGAKRVRELFSRAKSYAPSIIFIDEIDAVGKSRGGARNDEREATLNQLLTEMDGFEDNSGVIVIAATNRIEMIDEALLRSGRFDRRIFLSMPDFNDRVAILNTYLRDKNCEVSAEDIARMSVGFSGAALSTLVNEAAINALRNGESVLRMRDFEVVLNKVLLGKKKVLSYSESEKKIQAIYQGAKALSAYWFDVKFEKISLIEDRFMATEQEIESKSQMLSRIKVLISGMCKLEIDENDIFSNSSNDLNLAKEIASKMVYEYGMGSSFVPNPNDVEEILKQAKEEIMSFLKGTNEQIAKISSYLLAYESVDKETLAKILNENY, from the coding sequence ATGAAGTTAAGCCAGATGCCAATTATGCAAAAATTTAAATTTAATAAGAAAAATATCCTAATAATCGCAGCTATCGCATTAATCAGCGTATTGCTATTTGCCGTTAGTAAAGAACCAAGAAATATCACATATTCGCAATATATGCAGCTAATGGATGGAAATTTTATAGACCGCGCTGTAATCGATGACGATGAAGTCGTGCTTTATGCACAAAACAATCGTTTTTCAATCATAAAAGAGGGTATCGATCTAAAAGAGCTTATTAAAAAAGTGCCTGTTGAAAAGACTAAGCAATACATAACTCCTGGTATGATCTGGGGATTTATCATCTTTGTCTGCTTCGTGCTTTGGTACGCTTATATCTTTAGAAGTATCAGAAAAAAAGAGGAGAGTCTGCTTAGCAAAAAAGAGGGCGCATTTGAGATAGAAAGCGTGCTAAATCAAAACACGATGCCAGTCATCTCAAATGTGAGATTTAGCGATGTGGCAGGTATTAGCGAGGTTAAAAGCGAGCTTAGTGAGATAGTTGATTTTCTTAAAAATCCACAAAAATATAGAAATTTTGGTATCAAAATGCCAAAAGGCGTGCTAATGATCGGCCCTCCAGGCGTTGGTAAGACGCTTGTGGCAAAGGCAGTTGCTGGTGAGGCAAATGTGCCGTTTTTTTACCAAAATGGCGCAAGCTTTGTGCAAATTTACGTCGGCATGGGCGCAAAAAGAGTTAGAGAGCTCTTTAGTAGAGCCAAATCCTACGCACCTTCAATCATCTTTATCGACGAGATAGACGCTGTTGGTAAGAGTAGGGGTGGCGCTAGAAACGACGAGCGAGAAGCTACGCTAAATCAGCTGCTAACCGAGATGGACGGCTTTGAAGATAACTCAGGTGTCATAGTAATAGCTGCAACAAACAGGATCGAGATGATCGACGAGGCGCTGCTTAGATCAGGGCGTTTTGATAGGCGTATATTTTTGTCAATGCCTGATTTTAACGACAGGGTGGCGATCCTAAACACATATCTAAGAGATAAAAACTGCGAAGTGTCAGCTGAGGATATCGCTAGAATGAGCGTTGGCTTTTCTGGTGCGGCACTTAGCACGCTTGTAAATGAAGCAGCGATAAATGCCCTAAGAAACGGCGAAAGCGTGCTTAGGATGAGGGACTTTGAGGTTGTTTTAAACAAGGTCTTGCTCGGCAAGAAAAAGGTGCTAAGCTATAGCGAGAGCGAGAAGAAAATTCAAGCCATCTATCAAGGTGCAAAGGCGCTAAGTGCTTACTGGTTTGATGTGAAATTTGAAAAAATTTCGCTCATTGAAGACCGCTTTATGGCGACTGAGCAAGAGATCGAATCAAAGTCACAGATGCTCTCACGCATAAAGGTTTTAATCTCTGGCATGTGCAAGCTCGAGATAGATGAGAACGATATCTTTTCAAACTCTAGCAATGATCTAAATTTAGCAAAAGAGATCGCTTCAAAGATGGTTTATGAGTATGGCATGGGAAGTTCATTTGTCCCTAATCCAAATGATGTAGAAGAAATTTTAAAACAAGCAAAAGAAGAGATAATGTCCTTTTTAAAGGGTACAAACGAGCAGATCGCAAAGATCAGCTCATATCTGCTAGCGTACGAGAGTGTAGATAAAGAGACGCTGGCAAAAATTTTAAATGAAAACTACTAA
- a CDS encoding thiamine phosphate synthase, translating into MSMFKILCIADFESYNGDDFLKRIQLLCKAGVDEILLRAKGLSEANFYDLARVVAQICENYRKKFIINQFFDVACKLKSDFLAHFSAA; encoded by the coding sequence ATGTCTATGTTTAAAATTCTCTGCATTGCAGACTTTGAAAGCTATAATGGTGATGACTTTTTAAAGAGGATACAGCTACTTTGCAAGGCTGGCGTGGATGAAATTTTGCTTCGTGCAAAGGGGCTTAGTGAAGCTAATTTTTACGACCTTGCTAGGGTTGTGGCTCAAATTTGTGAAAACTACCGCAAGAAATTTATCATTAATCAATTTTTTGACGTAGCTTGCAAGCTAAAGAGCGACTTTTTGGCTCACTTCAGCGCAGCTTGA
- the thiF gene encoding sulfur carrier protein ThiS adenylyltransferase ThiF has product MIEIVLNGAKFKVPVKSLGELKELALGDKESEIYKFLEKFNATKPDIFIVDGFAIKEDSELKDGSNVVFIRRGVMPEREVLRAMIASRNSPELNLALSKAVIGVAGLGGLGSNIALSLARVGVKKLVLADFDVVEPSNLNRQQYFVRHIGMKKTQALKELINDVNPFVEVETHDIFLDEKNVASVFGECEILCEAFDNVAGKAMILNEAGASLKDKKIIGASGMAGYFSSNLIKTIKFAKNVYLCGDLTNEAKIGQGLMAPRVAICANHEANLAIRLLMGLEA; this is encoded by the coding sequence ATGATAGAGATTGTATTAAATGGCGCAAAATTTAAGGTGCCAGTAAAGAGCCTTGGCGAGCTAAAAGAGCTTGCGCTTGGCGATAAAGAGAGTGAAATTTATAAATTTTTAGAGAAATTTAACGCGACAAAGCCAGACATTTTTATCGTTGATGGCTTTGCTATAAAAGAAGATAGCGAGCTAAAAGATGGCTCAAACGTCGTATTTATAAGGCGTGGCGTGATGCCTGAGCGTGAAGTTTTACGCGCGATGATCGCTTCACGAAACAGCCCTGAGCTAAATTTAGCCCTAAGCAAGGCAGTGATCGGCGTGGCTGGACTTGGTGGCCTTGGCTCAAATATCGCGCTAAGCCTAGCTAGAGTTGGCGTAAAAAAGCTAGTGCTTGCCGACTTTGACGTCGTTGAGCCAAGCAATCTAAACCGCCAGCAGTATTTCGTCCGCCACATCGGCATGAAAAAGACGCAGGCACTTAAAGAGCTGATAAATGATGTAAATCCCTTTGTCGAGGTCGAAACGCACGATATATTTTTAGATGAAAAAAACGTAGCTAGCGTCTTTGGCGAGTGCGAAATTTTATGCGAGGCCTTTGACAATGTCGCTGGAAAGGCGATGATACTAAATGAAGCAGGTGCTAGTCTAAAAGATAAAAAGATCATCGGCGCTTCTGGTATGGCAGGATACTTTAGCTCAAATCTCATAAAAACCATAAAATTTGCCAAAAATGTCTATCTTTGCGGTGACCTCACAAATGAAGCAAAGATCGGTCAGGGGCTCATGGCTCCGCGCGTTGCGATCTGTGCAAATCATGAGGCAAATTTGGCCATTAGGCTACTTATGGGCTTGGAGGCGTAA
- the thiS gene encoding sulfur carrier protein ThiS: MIKFTINGKNFELENDISVYEFLAKNGYEFKFIALERDGEILPKKLWRESFMSEGKTYEIVTLVGGG; the protein is encoded by the coding sequence ATGATCAAATTTACTATTAATGGCAAAAATTTCGAGCTTGAAAACGATATCAGCGTTTATGAATTTTTAGCAAAAAATGGCTATGAGTTTAAATTTATAGCCCTTGAGCGAGACGGAGAAATTTTGCCAAAAAAGCTTTGGCGTGAAAGCTTTATGAGCGAGGGCAAAACTTATGAGATCGTCACTTTAGTTGGCGGTGGATGA
- the mtaB gene encoding tRNA (N(6)-L-threonylcarbamoyladenosine(37)-C(2))-methylthiotransferase MtaB: MMQKIFFKTFGCRTNIYDTELLKSYIKDYEITNDEESADIVVINSCTVTNSADSGVRNYINGVKRRGAKVVLTGCGAVSKGKELFNSGIFGVLGASKKSDLNELLKQEKPFFELGNLNSVDKNIVTNYENHTKAFIKIQEGCNFSCSYCIIPSVRGKARSMDEAMILKEARILAQNGYNELVLTGTNIGSYGKDTNSSLGKLLANLGKISGIRRIRLGSIEPSQIDESFREILKEEWLERHLHIALQHTSQAMLKIMRRRNNAFSDLELFNELSSLGFALGTDYIVGHPCESEEIWAEAVENFKKFPITHLHAFVYSPRRDTHSATLKSDVSGDVAKSRLKILQGIALQNNENFRKKHNGALKILVEQKNGEFYEGFDQFYNKAKILSQKDITKEWVEVSEYEVKPDANYAKI; the protein is encoded by the coding sequence TTGATGCAAAAGATATTTTTTAAAACATTTGGGTGTCGTACAAATATCTATGATACCGAGCTTTTAAAAAGCTACATCAAAGACTACGAGATCACAAATGATGAAGAGAGCGCTGATATCGTGGTCATAAACTCGTGCACTGTTACAAATTCTGCTGATAGCGGTGTCAGAAACTACATAAACGGCGTAAAAAGGCGCGGGGCTAAGGTGGTGCTGACTGGATGTGGAGCGGTTAGCAAGGGCAAAGAGCTATTTAATAGCGGTATATTTGGTGTGCTAGGAGCCAGTAAAAAGAGCGATCTAAATGAGCTTTTAAAGCAAGAAAAACCATTTTTTGAGCTTGGAAATTTAAACTCAGTTGATAAAAATATAGTTACAAATTACGAAAATCACACAAAGGCTTTTATAAAGATTCAAGAAGGCTGTAACTTTAGCTGCAGCTACTGCATCATCCCTTCAGTTCGTGGTAAGGCTAGAAGCATGGATGAGGCTATGATATTAAAAGAGGCAAGAATTTTAGCCCAAAACGGCTATAATGAGCTTGTCTTAACCGGCACAAATATAGGCAGTTACGGCAAAGATACAAATAGCTCTCTTGGTAAGCTTTTGGCAAACTTAGGTAAAATTTCTGGCATAAGGCGCATTAGACTTGGAAGTATTGAGCCAAGCCAGATAGATGAGAGCTTTAGAGAAATTTTAAAAGAAGAGTGGCTGGAGCGTCATTTACACATCGCACTTCAGCACACGAGTCAGGCTATGCTAAAGATCATGCGAAGACGAAATAACGCATTTAGTGATTTGGAACTTTTTAATGAGCTTAGCTCACTTGGCTTTGCGCTTGGTACGGACTACATCGTGGGTCATCCATGCGAGAGTGAGGAAATTTGGGCAGAGGCGGTGGAAAATTTTAAAAAATTTCCTATCACACATCTGCATGCTTTTGTCTATTCGCCAAGGCGTGATACGCACTCAGCTACGCTAAAAAGCGATGTTAGCGGCGATGTGGCAAAAAGTAGGCTAAAAATTTTACAAGGCATAGCTTTGCAAAATAATGAAAATTTTAGAAAAAAGCATAACGGAGCTTTGAAAATTTTAGTCGAGCAAAAAAATGGTGAGTTTTACGAGGGTTTTGATCAGTTTTACAACAAAGCTAAAATTTTAAGCCAAAAAGATATAACAAAAGAGTGGGTGGAGGTAAGCGAATATGAAGTTAAGCCAGATGCCAATTATGCAAAAATTTAA
- a CDS encoding pyridoxal phosphate-dependent aminotransferase translates to MQLANRMQTLSESITIAISTKAKEMKAAGIDVISLSAGEPDFMTPKKIRETVKNALDNDSKSGKYTPVPGLPEVIEAIRVKLKRDNGLDYKASQVVTNIGAKHSLFNVFQALINPGDEVIIPSPYWVSYPEIVKFCGGVPVFIEANESTNFKITAEQLKKAITPKTKVFSLNHPTNPTGAVYTKEEIAAFGEVLKGTDIIITSDEIYEKVIYGKEFHAVASVSEDLFKRTVTINGLSKCGAMPGWRFGYIASSMDWLIAGIKKLQSQSTSNISSIVQIGAIPSLLGETDEDIENMRKEYEKRRDVAAKMINDIPGLSVVAPDGAFYLFVKCKDVDSDSLRFCKKMLEEANVATVPGVGFGMEGYFRISFATDIESIKRAIERIANFVKSYKI, encoded by the coding sequence ATGCAACTAGCAAACAGAATGCAAACATTAAGCGAATCAATCACAATCGCTATCAGCACAAAAGCCAAAGAGATGAAGGCTGCTGGTATCGATGTGATCTCGCTTTCAGCTGGTGAGCCTGACTTTATGACTCCAAAAAAGATAAGAGAAACTGTAAAAAACGCACTTGATAATGACAGCAAAAGTGGCAAATACACGCCAGTGCCTGGCCTGCCTGAAGTGATAGAGGCTATCAGAGTAAAGCTAAAAAGAGATAACGGACTTGACTACAAAGCAAGCCAAGTGGTGACAAATATCGGCGCAAAACACTCACTTTTTAACGTATTTCAAGCGCTTATCAACCCAGGCGATGAGGTCATAATCCCTTCTCCATACTGGGTGAGCTACCCTGAGATCGTTAAATTTTGTGGTGGCGTGCCTGTCTTTATCGAGGCAAATGAGAGTACAAATTTCAAAATCACAGCCGAGCAGCTAAAGAAAGCGATCACACCAAAAACAAAAGTCTTTTCACTAAATCACCCAACAAATCCAACTGGGGCTGTATATACAAAAGAGGAGATCGCGGCATTTGGCGAGGTTCTAAAGGGCACTGACATCATCATCACAAGCGATGAAATTTATGAAAAAGTGATCTACGGCAAAGAATTTCACGCAGTAGCCTCAGTGAGCGAGGATCTTTTCAAAAGAACGGTCACGATAAATGGCCTAAGCAAGTGCGGAGCGATGCCTGGCTGGAGATTTGGCTATATAGCAAGCTCGATGGACTGGCTCATCGCTGGCATCAAAAAGCTTCAAAGTCAAAGCACAAGTAACATCAGCTCGATCGTGCAAATAGGTGCAATACCATCACTTCTGGGTGAAACTGACGAAGATATCGAAAACATGAGAAAAGAGTACGAAAAAAGACGTGATGTGGCTGCAAAAATGATAAACGATATCCCGGGACTAAGCGTTGTAGCACCTGATGGCGCGTTTTATCTATTTGTAAAATGCAAAGATGTAGATAGTGACTCGCTTAGATTTTGCAAAAAAATGCTTGAAGAGGCAAATGTAGCCACCGTGCCAGGTGTGGGCTTTGGCATGGAGGGATACTTTAGAATTTCCTTTGCGACAGACATCGAGAGCATAAAAAGAGCGATCGAGAGGATCGCAAATTTTGTTAAAAGCTACAAAATTTAA
- a CDS encoding thiazole synthase, with translation MQSDSLILGGKEFQSRFILGSGKYSHELIDSAINEAGAQILTLALRRINESKERNILDFIPKGVTLLPNTSGARNAKEAVRIAQLARELGCGELVKIEIITDSKFLFPDNIETIKACEALANDGFVPMPYMFPDLNAARAMLSAGASCIMPLAAPIGSNQGLVFKDIIEILINELDTQIIVDAGIGRPSQACEAMEMGAAAIMANTAIASSKNIPLMARAFKEAIIAGRNAYLAGLGAKSKSANASSPLTGFLD, from the coding sequence GTGCAAAGTGATAGCTTGATCCTTGGCGGCAAGGAGTTTCAAAGCCGCTTTATCCTTGGCTCTGGCAAGTACTCGCACGAGCTCATCGACTCAGCCATAAACGAGGCTGGAGCGCAGATCCTAACCCTTGCTCTTAGGCGCATAAATGAGAGCAAAGAGCGAAATATACTTGACTTTATCCCAAAAGGTGTGACGCTTTTGCCAAACACAAGTGGCGCTAGAAATGCCAAAGAGGCCGTTCGCATCGCCCAGCTCGCACGTGAGCTTGGATGCGGCGAGCTTGTTAAGATAGAGATCATAACTGACTCTAAATTTCTCTTCCCAGACAATATTGAAACGATAAAAGCGTGCGAAGCCTTGGCAAATGACGGCTTTGTGCCAATGCCATATATGTTTCCAGATCTAAATGCCGCAAGAGCGATGCTAAGCGCAGGGGCAAGCTGCATAATGCCTCTAGCTGCGCCCATTGGCTCAAACCAAGGGCTAGTTTTTAAAGATATTATTGAGATTTTGATAAACGAGCTTGATACGCAGATCATAGTTGATGCTGGCATAGGTAGGCCATCACAAGCGTGCGAAGCGATGGAGATGGGAGCGGCTGCGATCATGGCAAACACAGCCATCGCCTCATCTAAAAATATCCCGCTCATGGCAAGAGCCTTTAAAGAGGCGATCATCGCTGGTCGCAACGCCTATCTAGCAGGCCTTGGCGCAAAGAGCAAAAGCGCAAATGCCTCATCGCCGCTCACTGGATTTTTAGACTGA
- the thiH gene encoding 2-iminoacetate synthase ThiH has protein sequence MKFTRTDHMQLLPHMQDVGSDIMDVILKERASYKPEIYTEADVKAALNAKHCSLENLKALLSPAAAPFLEQIAQIAQAKTRANFGSNITLFTPLYIANYCDNLCVYCGFNAKNNIKRAKLSDEEITRELREISKSGLEEILILTGESETNSSVAYIANACALAKKFFKVVGVEIYPLNSEGYALLHKSGADYVTVFQETYNPTKYEKIHLGGNKRIFPYRLNAQERALLGGMRGVGFAALLGIDDFRLDAFATALHASLVQKKYPHAEIAFSCPRLRPIINNDRINPRDVGERELLQVICAYRIFMPTASITISTREKAKFRDNAVKIAANKISAGVKVSIGAHGEEKKGDEQFEISDDRSVDEIKAMIKSNGLEPLMSEYVYV, from the coding sequence ATGAAATTTACAAGAACCGACCACATGCAGCTGCTACCTCACATGCAGGATGTTGGTAGCGACATTATGGATGTGATTTTAAAAGAGCGCGCGAGCTACAAGCCTGAAATTTACACCGAGGCAGACGTAAAAGCAGCTCTTAATGCAAAGCACTGCTCACTTGAAAATTTAAAAGCCCTGCTCTCGCCTGCTGCAGCGCCATTTTTAGAGCAAATAGCCCAGATCGCCCAAGCAAAAACAAGGGCAAATTTTGGCTCAAACATCACGCTTTTTACCCCACTTTACATAGCAAACTATTGCGATAACCTCTGCGTTTATTGCGGTTTTAACGCTAAAAATAATATAAAAAGAGCAAAGCTAAGCGACGAGGAGATCACAAGGGAGCTAAGAGAAATTTCAAAGAGTGGCTTAGAAGAAATTTTGATCCTAACTGGCGAGAGTGAGACTAACTCAAGTGTCGCTTATATCGCAAACGCCTGCGCTTTGGCAAAGAAATTTTTTAAAGTCGTTGGGGTTGAAATTTACCCGCTAAACTCTGAGGGCTACGCCCTGCTTCACAAAAGCGGCGCAGACTACGTGACCGTCTTTCAAGAGACCTACAATCCCACAAAATACGAGAAAATCCACCTTGGTGGCAATAAAAGAATTTTTCCATACCGTTTAAATGCGCAAGAGCGAGCGCTTCTTGGAGGCATGAGAGGGGTCGGCTTTGCGGCACTTCTTGGCATAGACGACTTTAGGCTTGATGCTTTTGCGACCGCACTTCACGCAAGCTTAGTTCAAAAAAAGTATCCGCACGCAGAGATCGCATTTTCATGCCCAAGACTTCGCCCTATCATAAACAACGACCGCATCAACCCGCGTGACGTGGGCGAGCGCGAGCTTTTACAAGTGATCTGTGCTTATAGAATTTTCATGCCAACAGCTAGCATAACGATCTCAACCAGAGAAAAGGCAAAATTTCGTGACAACGCCGTAAAGATCGCCGCAAATAAGATAAGCGCTGGCGTAAAAGTAAGCATCGGCGCTCACGGCGAAGAGAAAAAGGGCGACGAGCAGTTTGAGATAAGCGACGACAGAAGCGTGGATGAGATAAAAGCAATGATAAAATCAAACGGCCTAGAACCACTAATGAGCGAGTATGTCTATGTTTAA
- the mog gene encoding molybdopterin adenylyltransferase yields MKAKIGILTLSDRASEGTYEDKSGPAIKEVLDSWIVSEREYFYEVIPDEFELIKERLVYMVDVLGCDLVLTTGGTGPAVRDVTPEATEAVCEKMMPGFGELMRAASLQYVPTAILSRQTAGIRGHALIINLPGQPKAIKECLEPVFPAVPYCIDLIEGAFIETDENVMKVFRPKQKKIS; encoded by the coding sequence GTGAAAGCAAAAATAGGTATATTAACCCTTTCTGACCGTGCAAGCGAAGGCACATACGAGGACAAATCAGGTCCAGCGATCAAAGAGGTGCTTGACAGCTGGATAGTGAGCGAGCGTGAGTACTTTTACGAGGTTATACCAGATGAGTTTGAGCTGATAAAAGAGAGGCTTGTGTACATGGTGGACGTGCTTGGCTGCGACCTTGTGCTCACTACCGGTGGCACAGGACCAGCAGTGAGAGATGTCACCCCAGAGGCTACTGAGGCAGTTTGCGAGAAGATGATGCCAGGCTTTGGCGAGCTAATGAGAGCTGCAAGCTTGCAATACGTCCCAACAGCGATCCTATCACGCCAAACAGCAGGCATAAGAGGCCATGCGCTAATCATAAATTTACCAGGCCAGCCAAAAGCGATAAAAGAGTGCTTGGAGCCGGTATTTCCAGCGGTGCCATACTGCATCGACCTGATCGAGGGTGCATTTATCGAGACAGATGAAAACGTGATGAAAGTTTTCCGTCCAAAACAAAAGAAAATCTCGTAA
- a CDS encoding thiamine phosphate synthase yields the protein MLVASHIFATSCKAGLEPKGVNFINELKSFDKEIYALGGLDSGNYKEAIKAGASGVCFMSLAMNDDIELIKR from the coding sequence GTGCTCGTTGCTTCTCATATATTTGCCACCTCTTGCAAGGCTGGTTTAGAGCCAAAAGGGGTAAATTTTATAAATGAGCTAAAAAGCTTTGATAAAGAAATTTACGCACTTGGTGGACTAGACAGTGGAAACTACAAAGAGGCCATAAAAGCAGGCGCAAGCGGAGTTTGTTTTATGAGCCTAGCGATGAACGACGATATAGAGCTTATAAAAAGATAG